The Oryza glaberrima chromosome 5, OglaRS2, whole genome shotgun sequence DNA segment TTAGCTGCTTGTTTGAGCAGGGAGGCCTTCATTTGCGTCAACACATAATGAAGCTACACCTGGATCATTTTCAAGATCGTACGTTGAGGTAGGCAACTGATCACGCTGTAAATCAAGATTTGCTGAAATTAGCTGGGCATCAATTTTAGGCACAATTTAGTGTTTTGTGGTGCCCATGTCACATTACTTCCTTATATCTcaaaagaaataattatttCCTATCTAGCCTTTAACAGTATCACATTTCAGCCAATGAACTCCTTTAAATCATAACCAAATATCGCACATCAACCAATAAATTTGTCGAGCAATATAGCTTCTTTTCATATACTAGTACCTTTCTAAGCCCATGGCAAGCTGTTCAATTGTATTTAGCTGGTGCGGCCCTTTAGGTCATTTTTATAAACTGGGCTATTTTTTTAACCCTCAGATGAATAGATTTTCTCAAAGTAGTACAGCTCGATcttcaaatataatatatttctcATGTTTAACATACTTTTATAGCATTTCTAATAGCTCAACTTGACCTGCTTTCAAGTTTCAAGATCTGCCATCAATATGTTACTATGTTACAACTGTGTTCTACCCTCTGTAAAAACAAGACTGCACTAATCGATCATGCTCCTGTGTATGTACAAATGAATAATAATGTCATTAGTTCATTTTTGTCATCTTCCTTGTGTTGCCCTTTTTTGCGGGATCTTCTGTTGTGGTTATGTGCGGTTAACGCTGGAAGAATGCCTCCTACTGGACCTTGATCTTCTATCCTAATTATTTCTACTATCTTAATAATGTTTATGCTTTCTGCAGACATCTGCTGCACACCGAGGGGATAATAGGTCTTCAGGGAGTAAGGTGTGGTCCTGaacctttattttcttttgctgtaACATGAGGAACTTGGAAGCTGACATTTAAAGGCTTTGCATGATGAAAAACTACAGCCATGGGAGATGCAGCAATACTCACAGCAGAGGATTGGCTACGGATCCAACAGCCAGTTGAGTGATGACGGATGCCCTGAAACTCAGGACAACTATGGCGGGGGACCTTCGTATTCGTATCACCAGAATCAGAATCAGAACGGGAAGGCTCCGGCTCCGGATATTCAAGCAGAGGAGGCCAGGCCATCGGTATACATAAGTGGGGCTGAGGAAaggtcgcctccgcctccgcctcagcGCCGCTGGGTTCCCCCGCAGCCTCCGGGCGTTGTGATGCCGGAAGCTGTGGCTGCCATCCGTCAACCAAAGTCCCTCGCAAAGCAACCGTCGAGCGAAGCTTCTCAAGAGGCAGCCAGCGAGACGCATGCCAACGGTGCTTCAAGTTCGTCGCCTCTTCCTGAAGAGGCGCTTGTTAATGGCAGTGACGCCGGACGTAGTGagatcgaagaacaagcagaagCCATCTAGAAACAATTTGTTTTAAATTGGGACGAGATGATGTTGAGAAGCTggaatatgtatttattttggatcaGTACGGGAACGCCTACTGTGGTAACAGAAGATCTCGATTTGTGGTCGAGTTTATACTACACTACGTCAAATAACAAGTGTTGCTACTAGCTGTGACTGTGAGTGATACCGATACATTACATTACATTACATACATACACGGTGATTAAAACAAACAAGCAGACATTTTTACTTGGTTATGTTATGACAGGCGGAGATGGCATATGTTAAGGAAGGATAATCTTTGTTCCTTCTTCTCCGCTTGATGTGCCGCTTGTTAATAGCATGGCAGTCGACGATCATATCATATGTGATCGATGCTATGGCAAACCCAGTAAACGAACAAGAGATAAATTAGAGGCAGACTAGTGAGGAGGTGCATATAAGCATAGATCCATACGTTCATGCAACTCTAGAGCCATACATTAACAAGTGGAGTGGTTAACATGAGATGATGCGGAGATTAGCAGCAGCTAGCCACCTTAATTAGTAGATACTCCTAAGGTAGGAGGAGTGAGTACTCCACAGTGGGGAAGCAGATGGAGCTTAGTGGCGATTGGCAGGGGATGTGGCAGAGAGCATCTTGTCAACTTTGGCCAAAAGGCCTCGCATCTCTCCCGCAAGCGCAAGCTTTGCTCCATGGTCATGGCTAGCGGTAGCAGTAGCTGTAGGCGAGCGGCCCAGCAGTGAGGAGATCATCTTCTGGAGATTGTTCCTAACATCCGTGAGTGGGAGCCTGATTGTTGTTGTTGGAGtagaagctgctgctgctgcttctttcttcttcttcttcttggtttTACTAGtagtctcctcctccttttggCGGCTGCTGCTTGGATTGAATTCAGCTTGAGCGTTGATACCTGCATTAATAAATGAGGCTCAGGCAGCAGCATTCAAGATAAAAGAGTACAAGAAGAAGAGATAGATATCCTATGCTATGCTAGTATATACTGTACTAGAATGAATATAATGGATTGAAGTTGCTTACGggttgaggaggaagaaggggaggtggTCTTGTGCAGGGTAAAGAAGCGGCGGAGCAGGTGGACATTGGCAGCATCCATGTCCaagagcgcggcggcgtggagcgccGACAGCATGTCCGCCACGGCGACATTGGTGAGGTCC contains these protein-coding regions:
- the LOC127773403 gene encoding uncharacterized protein LOC127773403 gives rise to the protein MSMEISMEKNLEKRSRKRSRYLSPPYTFPFTTVTVQDDVSVSDSDQSEDLTNVAVADMLSALHAAALLDMDAANVHLLRRFFTLHKTTSPSSSSTRINAQAEFNPSSSRQKEEETTSKTKKKKKKEAAAAASTPTTTIRLPLTDVRNNLQKMISSLLGRSPTATATASHDHGAKLALAGEMRGLLAKVDKMLSATSPANRH